A genomic region of Chryseobacterium sp. KACC 21268 contains the following coding sequences:
- a CDS encoding FAD-dependent monooxygenase, whose protein sequence is MSISIIGGGIGGLTLGNVLKQHNIDFKIYESAPEIKPVGAGIAMAGNAMKIFDKLGLKEKIENAGTKMHALIITDEKLKTISKTDVLKLESKYKVCNIAIHRAELQKVLSENISEHIILNKRLSTIEKKENYHLTFEDKTEIESEIVFGADGVKSLVRNQILKFGQIREAKQKCWRGILKTEIPEKYSHDAYEMWGKGKRFGFVKIKENTLYWYALVNEKFYSENIDLLETFKEFHSDVLEMISKTSKENIILNDIFDLKPMEKWSAENLCLIGDAAHATTPNMGQGGCQAVEDAYIIGKLLETEKDWNKIFNQFEKIRRSKVNHIVKTSWTLGKVAQWENFTGLRNFVFRNMPESVNQKQMEKILKLEL, encoded by the coding sequence ATGAGCATCTCAATCATCGGTGGCGGAATTGGCGGTTTGACTTTGGGAAATGTTCTGAAGCAACACAACATCGATTTCAAAATCTACGAAAGTGCACCGGAAATAAAACCCGTCGGAGCTGGAATCGCAATGGCAGGAAATGCAATGAAGATCTTTGACAAACTCGGTTTGAAAGAGAAAATCGAAAATGCAGGAACGAAAATGCACGCTTTAATTATTACTGATGAAAAGCTGAAAACCATTTCAAAAACCGACGTTCTGAAGCTTGAAAGCAAATACAAGGTTTGCAATATCGCGATTCATAGAGCTGAACTTCAAAAAGTTTTAAGTGAAAATATTTCAGAACATATCATTCTTAATAAACGTCTTTCGACCATTGAGAAGAAAGAAAATTATCATTTGACTTTTGAAGACAAAACAGAAATCGAAAGTGAAATTGTCTTTGGAGCCGATGGCGTGAAATCGTTGGTCCGAAATCAAATTCTTAAATTTGGACAAATCCGAGAAGCGAAACAAAAATGCTGGCGCGGAATTCTGAAGACCGAAATTCCAGAAAAATATAGTCACGATGCCTACGAAATGTGGGGAAAAGGAAAACGTTTCGGCTTTGTGAAAATCAAGGAAAATACTTTGTATTGGTATGCTTTGGTGAACGAGAAATTCTATTCTGAGAATATTGATCTATTGGAAACCTTTAAAGAATTTCATTCTGATGTTTTGGAAATGATCTCTAAAACTTCGAAAGAAAATATTATTCTTAATGACATCTTCGACCTAAAACCAATGGAAAAATGGTCTGCGGAAAATCTTTGTTTGATTGGAGACGCAGCACACGCCACAACACCTAATATGGGACAAGGTGGTTGCCAAGCAGTCGAGGATGCGTACATCATCGGAAAACTCTTGGAAACTGAAAAAGACTGGAACAAGATCTTTAATCAATTTGAAAAAATTAGAAGATCAAAAGTGAATCACATTGTAAAAACCAGTTGGACGCTTGGGAAAGTGGCGCAATGGGAAAACTTTACAGGACTTCGGAATTTTGTTTTTAGAAATATGCCGGAAAGTGTAAATCAGAAGCAGATGGAGAAGATTTTGAAATTGGAATTGTAG
- a CDS encoding DUF1003 domain-containing protein, whose product MKITEETQEKLTILEKIANGIIWWVGSIQSLVFHTIFFIVCFALPIFNIVEFEHMLLVLTTVVSLEAIYLAIFIQMSVNKSTEHIEDLKEDVNEIQEDIDEIQEDIEEIQEDVEEIQEDIDEIQEDVEEINEDDDEDDHSERARTVMLKSKVSNNKNDIKNLKDKIKELEGLIESLKKED is encoded by the coding sequence ATGAAAATCACAGAAGAAACTCAGGAAAAACTGACCATTTTAGAGAAGATTGCCAATGGGATCATTTGGTGGGTAGGTTCTATTCAGTCATTGGTTTTCCATACGATTTTCTTCATCGTCTGTTTTGCATTACCGATTTTCAATATTGTAGAATTTGAACATATGTTGTTGGTTCTCACCACGGTTGTGTCGTTGGAAGCGATTTATTTGGCGATTTTCATTCAGATGTCAGTCAATAAAAGTACAGAACATATCGAGGATTTGAAGGAAGATGTTAATGAGATCCAGGAAGATATTGATGAAATCCAGGAAGACATCGAGGAAATCCAGGAAGATGTAGAAGAAATCCAAGAAGATATTGATGAGATCCAGGAAGATGTGGAAGAAATCAACGAGGACGATGACGAGGACGACCACAGCGAACGCGCCAGAACGGTAATGCTGAAGAGCAAAGTTTCCAACAACAAAAACGACATCAAAAACCTGAAAGACAAGATCAAAGAGTTGGAAGGTTTGATTGAAAGTCTGAAAAAAGAAGATTAG